One window from the genome of Entelurus aequoreus isolate RoL-2023_Sb linkage group LG04, RoL_Eaeq_v1.1, whole genome shotgun sequence encodes:
- the LOC133649199 gene encoding uncharacterized protein LOC133649199: protein MNRKTTPVISLSTLRRRTRVDVQKRLHQIQTDMTDMTYMTDMTGIGADDRVLSENTAQSSSAAHAMPEVHVFTEDDMELEADFDNVYWDECDGDGTSGSDCENDDPTSLSDDIANWAVSFGISMVALTALLSLLHLTHPNLPKDGRTLLKTKVQYSIQEKAGGNYHHFGILSSLNATLSRYAKTLAEGMTLGLQINIDGLPLFKSSTVQLWPILGLLVTVPTKEPVVIGAYCGPKKPSSATEFLSDFVTELHELEAGFCFEDKYLKIELHTVICDTPARAFVKNTKAHNAYHGCDKCLHPGQYHNRRMSFPGPEHPLKTDISFNLKVDELHHHEGPHPFQRVKVGMVTQFPLDYMHLVCLGIVRKLLLTWLRGPLTVRLPALIAERMSAKLQSMRPYVPIEFSRRPRSLRELDRWKATEFRQFLLYTGPVVLAGFLGSEHVL from the coding sequence ATGAATAGAAAAACTACGCCTGTCATCTCTTTATCAACCTTAAGACGAAGGACACGTGTAGACGTTCAAAAAAGGCTTCATCAGATTCAGACAGACATGACAGACATGACATACATGACAGACATGACAGGAATAGGGGCAGATGACAGAGTTCTTTCTGAGAACACTGCCCAATCCTCTTCAGCTGCACATGCAATGCCAGAGGTGCACGTTTTTACAGAGGATGACATGGAATTGGAGGCAGATTTTGATAACGTGTATTGGGATGAGTGTGATGGGGATGGGACATCAGGTTCGGATTGTGAAAATGATGACCCAACATCACTTTCTGATGACATTGCCAACTGGGCAGTGAGTTTTGGCATTTCCATGGTTGCCCTAACTGCACTGTTGAGTTTACTCCATCTAACCCATCCCAATCTGCCAAAGGATGGAAGGACCCTTCTCAAAACGAAAGTCCAATATTCTATTCAGGAGAAGGCTGGGGGGAACTACCATCACTTTGGCATCCTTTCCTCCTTGAATGCCACTCTAAGTAGATATGCCAAAACATTGGCAGAGGGCATGACATTGGGGTTGCAGATTAATATAGATGGACTTCCTTTATTTAAAAGTTCCACTGTACAGCTGTGGCCCATCCTTGGCCTACTGGTTACCGTCCCCACGAAGGAACCAGTTGTCATTGGGGCGTACTGTGGACCAAAAAAACCTAGTTCGGCCACAGAGTTCCTATCTGATTTTGTCACAGAACTACATGAGCTAGAGGCTGGGTTTTGCTTTGAAGATAAGTATCTTAAAATTGAGCTTCACACAGTAATCTGTGATACCCCTGCACGGGCCTTTGTGAAAAATACTAAAGCCCACAATGCTTACCATGGGTGCGATAAGTGCCTACACCCAGGGCAATACCACAACCGGCGTATGTCGTTCCCTGGACCAGAGCACCCCCTTAAAACTGACATCTCATTTAACCTGAAGGTTGATGAATTACATCACCATGAAGGGCCACATCCATTTCAACGCGTCAAGGTTGGCATGGTAACGCAGTTTCCCTTAGATTATATGCATCTAGTGTGTTTGGGCATTGTAAGGAAACTGCTCCTAACTTGGCTCCGAGGTCCGTTAACCGTAAGACTGCCGGCATTAATAGCAGAGAGGATGTCAGCCAAACTCCAGTCCATGAGGCCCTACGTGCCAATTGAGTTTTCCAGGAGACCAAGGTCGCTTAGGGAGTTGGACCGTTGGAAGGCAACTGAATTCCGACAGTTCTTACTGTACACTGGCCCTGTGGTGCTGGCAGGATTTCTTGGATCGGAACATGTACTGTAA
- the LOC133647852 gene encoding uncharacterized protein LOC133647852: protein MPFHLIKFRMNGDVAVVPTGWYYDGIVFWPTYKNTDRIKKAVLNEEQHGPNWPKFDASVVRTCDNYKDALKIMQQYEKGCDTSDLLSEAENKELPEKRSRKAVHRLGDSDDSEEDPGNSDRASASQLHRQTPPSRRVPAVMSTQGTAVPPQLPPPPAPAALNMWQTQEPHASSLAYRPTWRGGRMADYISCSAPEMTHLFSLLEHMKQNQEQLILKISSLATVGGQDVKRVT, encoded by the exons aTGCCTTTTCATCTGATAAAGTTTCGAATGAACGGGGACGTTGCGGTGGTCCCAACTGGATGGTACTATGATGGGATTGTTTTCTGGCCCACCTATAAAAACACTGACCGAATTAAAAAGGCCGttttaaatgaggagcagcatggGCCAAACTGGCCAAAATTTGATGcttctgttgtccgaacttgtg acaactacaaagacgcattaaaaataatgcagcaATATGAAAAGGGCTGCGACACCTCAGACCTGCTATCTGAGGCAGAGAAtaaggagctgccagaaaaaaggagcaggaaggcagt ccatcgtctcggggactctgATGACAGCGaggaagacccgggaaatagtgaccgCGCAtcggcaagccaattgcacaggcaga ctccaccgtctcgccgagtgccagcagtCATGAGTACACAAG gaacggcagtccctcctcaactccctccaccccccgcaccagcagccctcaacatgtggcagactcAGGAGCCTCATGCATCCAgtctggcctacaggccaacatggcgagggggaagaatggccgactacatctcctgctctg cgcctgagatGACCCACCTCTTTAGCCTGCTGGAACATATGAAGCAGAACCAAGAACAGCTGATTTTGAAG ATTTCTTCTTTGGCCACCGTTGGAGGCCAGGATGTGAAGCGGGTGACCTAG